The Acanthochromis polyacanthus isolate Apoly-LR-REF ecotype Palm Island chromosome 10, KAUST_Apoly_ChrSc, whole genome shotgun sequence genome includes the window gtgtgtgtgtgtgtgtgtgtgtgtgtgtgtgtgtgtgtgtgtttcctcgtCTTTATTGTCCTGTGACTTTAAGAAAACACTGACCTGGTGGCTCCCATTGTTTAGGGAGACAAACTGGATGGCTAGACTGAGACAGAAATTGGCGGTTAAGATCAGTATGCGCTCCACACAGTCCCCCTAATaagtttttattctctctgtgaGACAGTTTTCCTTTTAGAAGCCTTTGGCAGCGTCACATTATTGCCTCTTTAATCACAGTGCAGCCAGGTGCTCCTGCAACAATCAACGTCCTATTAGTCCGTCATCACAACTGTTTGCGAATGTATTTTCAGGTTCATAGAGGATGTCAGCCTGCTTTCAGCTTGTGTCAGCAGGATTATGGCCTGTCTGTCACCCAATCATGTTCCTGCCAGCGCCCATTTGTTATTTTCATGCAAACAGTACACTTGGATGTAAACACAGAATCACTGCAGGCATTCTGTCCCCTATTGTGCTCTGGTTGttaattctctctctctccctgtttttttttttttttttcagtaaaccCTTCCCAATCGGAGACAGGGTGACGTTCAGTGGAAAGGACTGCGTGTGCCAGCAGTGCTCCCACACACTTGTCAAGTCAAATGAACCGATCAAGATCCACGGGCCCAGCCGTAAGTCCGGAGTCCGCCTCTCTCTGTCCATTCTGTTTAGGGCCACCAGGCGCTACCGTGCGCCGAGTCTAATACGATGTGTCCATAAAGCCTATTTAGCTCATTTAGCTAATGAAGTGTCTGTCAAATCACTGCTCTGACCTGTCGTGTTGATCTGCCAGCTGAGAATTATGCAACACAAGCAGAcccatcattcattcattaccGTCAGTGCAGGGAATAGAGGATTTTACGTATTCACTGCACATTCATCCGTGTACAGTTGTTAGCATAAGTAAATCATGAGCTGACTATTTTGTGTGCACGTGTCAGGGTGCGCAGTCTTGCTTTTATTCAGcaggaaaatgacaaattatcATCGCCCAACAGCGAGATAGTGACTGATAGTGAATCATTTGTTAAGTATACAGACAGCAGGCTGCTGCTCACTGGCTGTGCAGTAATAACAGATGGTAGAGAGGCAGTGAATAACTGTCCCCCCCAGATTGCTCCATTCACGAGAATAATATCTAAACAGCTCCCCAGGTACATGTTCATCATTCTGTCTTATGAGGATGCAATTCGTGAGACGGGACGCAGAGTGGAGTTACTAAATTTAATGCACTGCCTCGTTTCGCAAAAACAAGCAGGATATTTAAGAATGCAAGTATTTGCTTTGGGTGGAAAAATGGCAGGCATACATTTGCAAAGtgcaaaataattatttacattGGAATAACCCAGTGTAATGCATTATTAGTTGAAATTTGCTTAATTCAGCACAAATGAAGTAGAGAATTAAATTTTCCagtcatagatagatagatagacagatagatagatactttattaaccGAGGGAGATTCAAAAAGAGTCTTAGCTAGAGTTCATGCCCTGATCTGTCTCAAGGATGACCCCAATTAACTCCCGAAATCTCAAACCAATTCTGAGCGTTTCTGTTCAATACTGTAGgctaattttttttactgcaatataaagttctagatctctatggaaacagcacaatcgTTGTTAGAAATAGAGGGaattgaaaaatgtcttttctacAGTATAACAGAAttgtaatgccataaatcaggaaatagaataaaacaaaaacaaaagtttcatttctttgatcatttatttaaaatttaaaaaaatgaaatcaacatATGCAACATTCTTCCAGCTGTCCACAAGTGTCAcaaatgctggaaaaaaatggtgactctacgtgctgcagatattttacggtttacatttttattttatttctatgcttccataaacacagcctgcagctcagcctaaacatccctgaatttttgtcatattattgttattagcaGCTTAGTTGCTATTAGCTTCACGGATCTGCTGAGGAGCAtagaattttttaattttttaatttttttgcagaatctgcaTGCAGCAAATTAATTTTACATTAGACCGGTAAAATAAAGTGTGTATGTGGAAAGTTTTCCACTGGAACCACATGTCACATGGGATTCATTCACAGACTGCTGCATAGTTAAAAATCTGGTCATTCGTTTACAGtctctggctctgataaatggtgtaattttgcagtCTTTCACAAGAGAACATACCTTTCAAACCAAATGGCGGATTTCGGGCTGGAGATGGTTAATtctaaaattgtattttatgtctttttttatggCTCATCAGGAAATTATCGAGCAAACTGGAGTGACACATGGATGTTATTAATTACAGAGAAATAACCTGCTTAATGTAGTGAATCTTCAATGCGAGAGCCAGTCTTCAATGACTAGACTTGACACTCAGTTAAATCCAGTTGAGGCTTTGGATACTTCTTATTCAACATCATAAAGTTTATATTTGGGTGTCACATAGGTCGCCTATAGGGTTCGTGTAAACCTGAAGCTTCTGCATGCCATCCCTCTCGCTTACTCTCTAGATTTTCTATGTGCCTCTTGCCTAAATGCTGCTATAAACCAAAtggaaaaactgtttaaaaaagcaAGGATATATGTGTATGTCTttatatactgtaaaaataaaagaacatatAAAAGTCAAAAGTTGCACTTATGACCCAAatcaataatgtttttttttctgtagggGTACTTATATACTTCTGCATTCATCCAGTTGCCTCAGTTAGCAGTGAAATTATCAATAAATGGCAGTTTGCCAGTTCCATTTGCAGGTATACATGCCGGAGCGATAACAGAAGCACCTCTATATTTGACAGATAAGGTGGTAATGTTTGGGTCATGAACTGttccttttcttctttacaCTTTTCCCTTTCCATCACTTTGATagaggttgatttttttgttgaattactTTTGAACCTTTGCAGTTTGGACGCTATGTGTTAAAATGGTTATTTCACCCACACAGTTCTTTCTAGGTTGATTTGCACCCACTCAAATTAAAACTGAGACTTGGCGCTTTAATCTAGAATCCATTAATTTTAAAATAGACTGCTGAAGCACGGAGCCCGAAGAACAAAAATTCTGCCCAAATAAATATAAGGTGTGAATTGTATAAACTTGTTTCCCAAAATGCCTCCTGTAGCGCTGATGTCTTCATGCTAAAACTGccaaacattttgaacatctgCCTGTGCCCAAGTATGTTGATTTGACAGCTGATGAAAACTACTTCAGTTACATCACAGGTGAAGGTGTGGCAAGAACGGGGCAGAAACagctttctttccttcctcatTTAGTTTTATGTAACCATATCCAACCATTCCTTGTCACAAATTCTGTTGCGCACTTGTAGATGATCGAATACCTTATTTTGCTCTGTTTCTAAAATAGGAACTGTAGAATGACTCAGTAGAAAATCACAATCTGCGGCTGAAGCACTGGACCTTTTCCACTCAGCACTATCACCACCGAATGACAGTAAAGATTTATTTGGACTGCAGAAACCAGACTCTATACACTGCAGTTTTTTACCGCAAAACGCTGTTTGTCTTGGCTGACAAGGCTGAGTGGAATAGTCCCCGGTGACTAGCGTGCTTCTCTCAGGGGCAGCAGACCGGGtcagaaaaggttaagctaagCCAAACGTCTTCCAAATAGAAACAAATGGAGCACTGACCCTTTTCCAGCTTTTTGACACTCTGCAGCCATGCATCATTGGGAGCCTCCGTGCTGTCCTTCTTCTTCCTTACCCAGTTAGTGATGGTCAATAACACCTGCTAGAGAATCTTATTGAGAGAAATAGAATGTGCAGCAGGCTTGTATACCGTGCAGGCGGGCTTATGACTGAGGAAAAGACATAGATAGAGATTCATACACGGCTCTTGTGAAAGGGATTTTTATGAATCTGTTTTAGCCCCAGGGCTATTTAGCCTGCATGAAATCATATTCAGCGGTGCTTACAGTTGAGAGACTGTGCAGAAATACAACATCCCACATTAGTGCAGCTGTTTATTAAGGAGGTGGCTATACCAACGGGGTGGAAAACTACACTTAAGAGCACTGTGGTTGTTTAAATATGTACAGTTACAccccttttctgtctcttatcATCCCTTTCAACTCCGCAATGTTTCTTCTTCCGTTCTGTTTGCGTCTCCTCTTTCTGTCACTTCAACTGTtcgtctttttctctctttcacgcCCTCCCCGTCTGCAGACTGCGCTGGATGCGGAGCCGAGATCAAGCAGGGTCAGTCTCTCCTGGCGTTGGAGAAGCAGTGGcatgtcagctgcttcagatgTCGGACCTGCAACATGGTCCTCACAGGAGAGTACATCAGCAAGTGAGTGGTAATAGGGATAAAACATAGAGCGAAACAACATGCAAGCAACgtacaaatacaaaaatgtctGATGAGAAATGTATGGTGTTTGCTTTTGATGGCATTGactctgcttcttcttcataTCCAATTTCGCCAGATACGGTTAACAGTGCATTTGCCACACTACAGCAGCTTCCTTTATATGTTGCAGGGATGGAGTCCCGTACTGTGAGGCAGACTACCACGCCCAGTATGGGGTGAAATGTGAAACCTGCAGCAGATACATCAGTGGAAGGGTGCTGGAGGTGAGAATGCAACCAGATTTCAACATGAGATGATGCCAGCGGAGATTTACATGCACCAAATCTGTACAGATCTGCAGTGGTTTTGGAAATCCAGATTGGGACTTGACTGTGTGTAATCGGCATTATCAGAACTGCGCTGTTGCAGTTTATCCTCAGCTCTGTTTAAGCCGCCCTGTGCTTTAGGGAGTGAGCGACTTAAGATTGAGAggtgataaaaaataaaacatttctccGCTTTATTAAGCCAAAACAAATTCAGCTGCTCTGTGTTAGTCCAACGTTGGTCTTTTTCGCTGTTTCTTCTTTGAGCGGCGCGTACCTGCACTAACACGAGGCTAAAAGCTCGGCTGAACCCTCAAGATTGTGGAAGGAGTGGAAAGTGCAGGGGAAGTTATAAAAAGATCAGAGGGTAAAGACTGAAGGGAAAAGATGGTAGATGGAGGGACGCACACCGAAAGCAAATTCTGCAGTGATAGAAATGAacatttgagcattttttaaaaagagatagGAGAAGTAGTCAGCAGTGATGTAAAGACAGCAGAGGAGAAGGAGCTGCTTCGGGGCGGACGGAGGAAAGAAGTGAAGGGAAGGTAACGACGGGAAGAGGGATGAAAATAAGGAAAGTGATAAAGTGCAGAtgctaattaaatgttttggaAGAGTCTCGGGAGGGTCTCGTTGGTCTGTTGGGACCTGTGGAAAGGGAGCAGACGTAGTAAAACTttgtgagacacacacacacacacacatctacacacacacacactcggggCCTTGTTGTCCCTGTGCTCCTTTGCTTGTCAGAATGGCTGGTGTAAAGTGCTTTGTTCCTGACTGTCAGCCTCTCTGGGCTATTTATAGACATCGGGACATGTCAGCCTTTATCCGcatgtctctccctctctttctcttccctcTATGTCTGTCTCACTTGCTCTCTAAACATGTGTGCGCTTGCATGCCTTTGGTCTTTTCTTCTGTCAATTTTTGATACCGTAATGATGCTCTTAGTTAAGATGCAGCACGCAACTGATCTCAAGCAGCCTAAATCCAGAGAACATGGTGCCCAGGCATACAGAATAAAGTCCATTCAGGAGAAGAACAACTTATGAGCTCAGTCTTGCCACTGTAACATGTACCAATAAGTCAGTCATATgtctgtttaaaaatgtaatgctaTTGTGATTTTTGGGAATTTGTCTAAAATCTTTGCTGTAATTATTTCCCTGCTATATGTGTGAAAAACCCAGACTAATTTGTCTGCACAAGTGGCTGTGCTGATGATTAGGCTTGTTGTAGAGCATCTCGTCTGCCCAAATTTCCAGAGCCAAAGGCTGTTAGTTTAATGACTAGTTTTAGAGAAGGTGGAGAAAGGGGAGAAATAAAGTGAGGAAGTGGAAGACAGAGGGTCATAAaatcttccttcctttcttgagtttcacttctcatctcagTTTGGCAATAAATTTAGCAGCTTGTTAATGCCACCGGAGAAAATCGGGGGTCTCATTAGAAATGGTAGCAGCAGCTGCTGAATTGATACTATGTGACCACAGTTGGTAAGCGCTCTGTTGCTCGGAAAGCAGGAGATGGAAATGCTGCATCCTCTCCTGGCTTTCCTTTCACAGTAACCTGAGCCGCTGGAGGAGCACGGTTATTGGTTAAGATGCGGCTCAGATACAATTAAGAACCCTGCTGCACGCTGGCAGTTCTTGGAGAGAGCTCATTCGTCGAAGATTACCGATTTCCTGCGGATCACATGAAAGCATCTGTTTTATGGAGAGCGGGATAAGTCAGTGCAgcataaaaatgacataatAGCCCACCGCCCGCACACAATGCTGGGTGCGTTTGCTTGACACAGTTCAGGTCTCAGCAGTGCTTCTATAAATAGACATTCTCTTATGGTGTGTCAGGGAAGGCAGAGGTGATGGGACGGGGCCACGCCTCGGCCATCAGCCCCACGGAGACACATGTGAGAAACATCAGGACCGTGAACTGCATCATTTTATGTGTCCATTTCAGCTGTGCCATGTGCTCCGATATGTTCCCTTGAGGTGCTCTCGGTGTCCAAGGACATGTTTCACACTCTTGTGTCCTTCACTTATGTTACCGCCCTCCTTCTCTCGCCATCATACACAGACTTTTCTTCATGTGACTGACCTGCAGGGATCTTTGCTCTAATTATGGCATGGGGGAAGAATGGGTGGTGGCAAGCATATGATGGCTGCATGCTGATGAACCTGCTACAGGCTATTCAGTAATGTCTTCATACTTTATGAGGTCATTGGTGGTCAGGTGATACACAGTAGAAAACATATGGAGACAATGACCTGCTGATGGTGGGGGTGCAATTTGTAGATTAGCCCTCAACCTGTGAAACTATTTATGATGATAATTTATGTTCCGTCACGCCTCTTTTTCGCTCCTCTCCTGTTCACAGGCGGGAGGGAAGCACTACCACCCGGCTTGTGCAAGGTGCGCCCGCTGTAACATGATGTTCAAAGAGGGAGAGGAAATGTACCTGACAGGTAAAACGAAATGCAGCCACACACATTCTTTAGAGCACACTTGTCCTTGTACAATGCAGAATGCAAGGCATGTGGGAACACCCAATGCTGAAAtgtcttccttctttcttttgctCTTCAGGATGTGAGGTGTGGCATCCATTATGCAAGCAGGCGGCGAGGGCGGAGAGGAGACTCAGGGTGAGCCACAGTTTTCAAATGAAAACGCTCAAATGAAATCAAAGTGTCATTTCCTGACTGTGTACGTTTCCCCCCTTTCTACTTCCATCTGTGTTATTGTACCTCACAGCACAGACGCCTGTCAGAGGCCTCCATCTCTCCGCCGGGTTCCTCCATAGGTTCTCCCAGTAGAGTTATATGTGTAAGTAACCTGTGACCCTACAGCTTTCAGTCGCTTTTGGCTGCCACTGCCACTGAACTTACCCCTTAAATCACACCAGAAACACAAGCACTACCCGTACACCTGCAACGGTTAAACACAAGAGGCTGCTCACTCCCTTGGCCTGTTCACTTGTCTTTGTCCCAACCTCTGTTTTCATTAATGGTGTGGCAGTTGTTGAAAAATAGTCAGAGCTTTGTTAATGTTGTTACAGTGtgaacaacaagaaaaatgacGCCAGCACACACCAATAATGGCCCTGTTCTGTTTCCCTTATTTTCAAAAGAAATGAACACATTATTGATGTGTCATATTTGTGATGTTAATTTTCAGTCATCAGTAACCAAAATGCACGACTATGTACTGAAAGCATAGCATTTTAGCATTGCTAGCATTGTGGCTGTAGGGATGTCACTACTTTAGTCCAAACAAGGTCAATGACGTGTCCTGCCCTGTGCAAACCTGCTGCCCACCTGCAAACATATACTGTATGACCCAAATTCTGTTTCTCTTACTGACTTTAAAGATTGTTTGTTTTGAGTGAAATATCTGTCAAACTTCATACATTTTCCGTAGATATGGAAAGGTTTCAGAGGAAGAAACCTACTGACATCGGTGATCCATTGACTTTTCATCTAATACCATTTTTAGGCCTGAATTTGCCCAGTTGTTTGAAACTGATATCATATCCATCAAGCTCAGCTGTATTATACATGGATATGAATTCTCTGAGGTCAGAAGTTAATCAAGATTAACATGCAACCCCTAAAACATTTTATAAAGAATCATAAAAAATACTTTGGTAATCAGCAATGCTGTTAATTTAGGACAGTGGTGGCAAACACCTTAGATTGAACCAATATCAACATTTAATCATGGTtgattttatttgacttttttgacaCAATTTTGCACTATAATACTTTATTGTTTAAGTGAAAATGGATTCCTACAAGGTAATgtcaatttattaaaaatataaaacccaAAATGAGTGAGTGCGTAAGTATTCACCTCCTTTAATGTGACTCACTGAATACAACACCAGTGCAACCAGTTGGTTTTCAAGTCCGACAATCAATGGAATGGAGATTGTCTGACTGCATGAATGTGTCTCATGATTGTAGTATAAAGATATTGATATCCAGTAGTTCTGGTCATTGGTGAATCGGTACAACCTAGCTATAACTACAGTATACGAAGACAAAAGTGCACGCATCATTACAAACACAGCATGCcactgtaaagcatggtggtggcagcatcataatgtggcAAAGCTTCGATCAGCAGCAggccctggaaggcttgtaaaggtagaggctAAAATGAATGCAGACAAATATAGGAAGATCCTGGAGGACAAACTGATAGAGTTTGGAAGAGAACTGTGACTTGGGAAAAggtttattttccagcaagaaaTGACCCAAAGTATACAGCCACAATCACTTATTTTAGGTTAGAATGTTTAATTagttgacattactttgttgaaatatgttttcattttaacatgaaagagtcttttttgttAATTCTTATCAACAATGGCTAAATTATGACCATGATTACATTTTGAAAAGTTATGAAAGATGTCAACCTTCCAAGTaaggtgaatactttttatagggCACTTAACGATATATGTATATACTCTATAAGTGCACTGAAGAGTTGGACCAGTTCCATTTTAAAACTGGACCTCAGTCCTTGTGTTGCTGTATGACGGTAGTATTAGCATGTCAAGAGTTGTCTGCATGCAAGCAGGAGTCCCCACTCTCTGCTCAGCCCTGCTCTACTCTGCTCTCGTCTCATAATCAATGACCTTTCTGTTTAAGGTGATGGATGAGGGAGAAATGCAGCGTAAGCACGCTTGTCGTCCATACTGTCTCTACTCCTCCtccctgtctctttctctctctctctctctctctctctgctttttttcccacatatgCTGAGCTCCTGAAGGTCAACAACTCGCAGTGCTGTCAGCTTCTGCagcgtgcatgtgtgcgtttgtACTTGTATGTGCTTCATCAGCTCTTGCTGGCCCACACTCCTCTCACTGCTGCATGATCTGCTCACTATCACCAGTGGAGCTCTCATTCTACTTTTGTTTCTGTGCATTGTCCCTGTGCTTGACGTTGGGTCTCGTTGCTGTTGTATCTGTCTTtggtgggtgtatgtgtgtccTCTTCCCAGGCCAGAGTGGAGAATGAGATCCTAGATTATAAGGACCTAGCTGCCCTGCCAAAGGTCAAGGCCATATATGAGGTCCAACAGCCAGACCTCATATCCTCCTCATACCAGCCGTACCACAGATACATCTCTGATGACAGGCTAGACACTAACAGCTATGGGGAGGTACTACTGCCACACACTCCAGGCCAGACGTAGCATCGCTCTCATCAGTGGTCTATTTTCAGAAGGAATGAAAGTATTTGTCTTCATTAGACGTCTGTCATGTAGTTTGTTGGGCttattgttttgctgtttttgccattgttttctatttgtcagagaaaaactgttcaggaatttttggttctttatttgattattttgatTTGGTCAGATGTGACAAAATTGAAAATTTGGATCTTAAATTGTATCTATAAACTCCATCTGCAGAGCTAGTTTCACAAGGAGGCACAATTAAAGACATTGGTTTCTCTCTTTACTTTCTAATACAGGAAGTCTGCTTTCAATTTTGCAAAAGGTCCttgacagttaaaaaaaaaaaatcatgaatctTGTCCTTTTTGCAGAACTCATATTTGAGAAGAATATTTTTTGATCAAACTTCATTTCAAATTTTCAATAGAAatctggtaaaaactgaaaatgatgaGCCTCAAGTGCTGCCTGACAGTCAATTCACATTAGTTTCTGGTGCATTTCTTATTACAGATGGATCACACACAGGGATAGTTGGGCATTTTTGAGAACTTTGCTTTCTTGCTAAGAATTAGATGGAAGAACGATACCATTCTCATATCTTCTGCTAACTATTAAGCTAGAACCAGGAGATGATCAGCTTAACCTAGCCTTACGAGTGGAAACTTGGGTAAACAGCCAGTAATCCTATGTCtaaagttaaaagaaaaatctacGCATTAGCAAGTCCTAACAAGACATACATATCACCCAATAAAAGCACTTGACAATTTTACATTCTAGTTTCTgtatagatgagaaaaacacataTAAAGCTTTAGTGAGTCTGACAAATATGAACGTTGTCCTCAAGTTCTCATCTAAGAAAGCGAATAAGcttatttccaaaaatgtcaaactatccCTTTTATCAACTCCAGTATAATTCCATGTCTACTTGAGATCACtttgaaaaactgtctgataaTTCCTTGTGTTCAGGTAAATACATATGTGAAAtatagttgttttctttttttccccctacaaTCTTAACCTACTGCTCCAATCTAAATGAAAACCTTTCTGTCTCCACTGATTTTGCAGTCACTTGGGACGCTCTCTCCCTATTCTCAGGTGAGCATTCtttctttaaatgtaaatagCAGATCAGTTGGGACAAGTTCAAACCAGTGAAGTGTTGTTATTTTGGCTGTCACTAAGCTATTTGTCTCCTCGTTGCCCCCCTGCTCTTCTTTCACTCAAACCATCTCCTTTGTTTTCGTCTAGGACTACGACAGCCTGGATGCAAAGCAGAGGCGGTGCTCCAGTCCAGGTTATATTGACTCGCCGACATATAGCCGCCAAGGCATGTCGCCCATAATGCCTCGCTCTCCACAGCACTATGGATACCCTGGTAAGAAAGCTGGCATTTAATCCTTGTCTGCTTATAACATCAGTGTTTAGGGTTACAGCTTCTGAAGTTGCCAGGTAACCAGTGGAGACACCAGGAAGTCCTTGGCTCCAACCAAGACACAGTCTGGACAATAACCCCTTTATATAACCAcaatgtatcattttttttacagtttgttattGTAATAATGTCTTAGTTGGAGCTTTTAGAAATCGTAGAGTCATGATAATTGTTTTTATCCTAATTGTGAAATGATTCCTCTATTATACATCAAATTGCTTGTcatttccatctgtttgtcATTACCTCTATTTTAGCGACAATAACTAACCCCTCATATAGTGTAAGTCTCGTAAGATTTATAGATTCACCGCCTTAGGGCAGAATGTCTGTCGGAATAGTTCTCTGGCTGTCTCATGTGCTGCGGTTGCTCCTCTGCTTCCATTTCATTTAACTCTTACAcatgtgcagtgacactttgaAGAAATCTGCTCTACTGAGTCAGTAGTCTTTGTCGTTGCACAAGTGGAAAAGTTGTCACTTTGTAATTTGAACGGGAGCTGTTTAGTTTTCATCTGCATGTGTTGAGGCTTTCCTTCATGCTCTCGTTTCCtctgctgtgattggctgtggCTGGCTGCAGGCTCTGAGAGTGGCAGGAGTTCACCTTATTACGGCCAAGAGGGGCGGTCAAGCACACCCACCACAAACCAGCCCCCTAAACATTTTCATGTACCAGGTAGGAGTCCTCATCTCCTCTCTGCACTCGATTTCTTTTGATTACTCTCACAGAGATTTCATCATCCGTCACTCACTACTGCAAATCATACAGAAAGGTTCTGTTACGTTCCGTGGGAAAGAGgatgtgtaaaaatgtgactaAGTTGTATTTTTATACGACACATTACCGCTCTGGCATATTCTTCCCCTCGTACCGCATCTTCTTTTTATCTTCCCGTACAATCATCCCTCTTTCTTCCTACTTCTCCCGTTACCATCATCCCATCCAGCAGTTCACATcccctcctccatgtttcacgtcttcatctcctctttctctcctcaGCCACAGGGGATCCCAACATCTACAGGAAGCCTCCCATCTATAAGAGAACGGGTACAGTGCAGTTAGCCCCGCCTTAGCCTGCCTGTCCTCCTGTCGGTTTAGTCATGCTGTGTTTTGGTGTAGATGTTTTTACCGACCTATCGATGTCCCTCAACAGCCCTTCATACTAAAGCATCGATTAGTATTGATGTTCCAGTTATTGCTGAAGCTGAAGCCTTCACCAAGCAAAACAGATGACTGGAATGGATTGATGTTGTGCTAGAGAGAGGAAACAGAATTTGACAgcttgttttgaaaaatgcaaaagaaaaaagaaatatcagtCGGACTTATTGCATTAGTGGCAGTAGAGCTGCGTTTTTAGTGTGCATGCCACGAGCATATGTATGCTGCTTCTGCGTGCAGCTCCCGACAGGTTCCTGATGGCAAATAGGGCTGCAACAGGCCATGAATGAAGTGAAGGTTGCTCAGGCGTGACAAGTGTTGAGTACATGGGACTCTGAGGACACACAATTCACCAGAATAGAACAGACCGACGGAACAAAGCACAGTGGAAAACTGCATTATAATAGGAATTTATATTTGCTTTGGGGAGTCTTCTTGTATTCGTCAGTCTGGCCTGGTTAGCCAGTTTACGGTTTAGGGCTACTGTGTTGTAAAGGATTAGGCAGAACCTGGAGACAGCTATTGAGCTAATTGTAGAAAACAAATGTGAGTTGTTGCTCAATTAAATAGCATGGCAGCATGGTTAAAACAAGATGCTAtttgtgcctcttttttttaacaagtcaTTAAACTTAAATGCACTGAAGCCATCTGGATAGCGTGCTTGAGTATAAACATGCATAAGAAAAAGATTCATTCTTCCCTCATCACATTGCACTCGAGA containing:
- the ablim3 gene encoding actin-binding LIM protein 3 isoform X4 encodes the protein MSSSAAYHQGSTGGERSAGPIRCQRCREVCKGEVVRVQETHFHVKCFTCTVCNCDLARSGFFQKKGEYICTADYQRLYGTRCDRCDSFITGEVVSALGRTYHPKCFVCSVCSKPFPIGDRVTFSGKDCVCQQCSHTLVKSNEPIKIHGPSHCAGCGAEIKQGQSLLALEKQWHVSCFRCRTCNMVLTGEYISKDGVPYCEADYHAQYGVKCETCSRYISGRVLEAGGKHYHPACARCARCNMMFKEGEEMYLTGCEVWHPLCKQAARAERRLRHRRLSEASISPPGSSIGSPSRVICARVENEILDYKDLAALPKVKAIYEVQQPDLISSSYQPYHRYISDDRLDTNSYGEILQSLGTLSPYSQDYDSLDAKQRRCSSPGYIDSPTYSRQGMSPIMPRSPQHYGYPGSESGRSSPYYGQEGRSSTPTTNQPPKHFHVPDNHVEAATKSRTSEDILRSSRLSTYSPEPYTQSECDYYPYTSSPKAYRAPRRRFSTGGDEESWSQSLQRIGSGIGRMILKEEMKARSGSYDNDPWGSARNSRSGSKETLNTTGYGTTAYNNTINGSPRSQYSTDSDFGCKSASLPGYRRNGLQRPQSADCYQYQYDSGSEVNWGSRGNLI
- the ablim3 gene encoding actin-binding LIM protein 3 isoform X5: MSSSAAYHQGSTGGERSAGPIRCQRCREVCKGEVVRVQETHFHVKCFTCTVCNCDLARSGFFQKKGEYICTADYQRLYGTRCDRCDSFITGEVVSALGRTYHPKCFVCSVCSKPFPIGDRVTFSGKDCVCQQCSHTLVKSNEPIKIHGPSHCAGCGAEIKQGQSLLALEKQWHVSCFRCRTCNMVLTGEYISKDGVPYCEADYHAQYGVKCETCSRYISGRVLEAGGKHYHPACARCARCNMMFKEGEEMYLTGCEVWHPLCKQAARAERRLRHRRLSEASISPPGSSIGSPSRVICARVENEILDYKDLAALPKVKAIYEVQQPDLISSSYQPYHRYISDDRLDTNSYGEILQSLGTLSPYSQDYDSLDAKQRRCSSPGYIDSPTYSRQGMSPIMPRSPQHYGYPGSESGRSSPYYGQEGRSSTPTTNQPPKHFHVPATKSRTSEDILRSSRLSTYSPEPYTQSECDYYPYTSSPKAYRAPRRRFSTGGDEESWSQSLQRIGSGIGRMILKEEMKARSGSYDNDPWGSARNSRSGSKETLNTTGYGTTAYNNTINGSPRSQYSTDSDFGCKSASLPGYRRNGLQRPQSADCYQYQYDSGSEVNWGSRGNLI
- the ablim3 gene encoding actin-binding LIM protein 3 isoform X3: MSSSAAYHQGSTGGERSAGPIRCQRCREVCKGEVVRVQETHFHVKCFTCTVCNCDLARSGFFQKKGEYICTADYQRLYGTRCDRCDSFITGEVVSALGRTYHPKCFVCSVCSKPFPIGDRVTFSGKDCVCQQCSHTLVKSNEPIKIHGPSHCAGCGAEIKQGQSLLALEKQWHVSCFRCRTCNMVLTGEYISKDGVPYCEADYHAQYGVKCETCSRYISGRVLEAGGKHYHPACARCARCNMMFKEGEEMYLTGCEVWHPLCKQAARAERRLRHRRLSEASISPPGSSIGSPSRVICARVENEILDYKDLAALPKVKAIYEVQQPDLISSSYQPYHRYISDDRLDTNSYGESLGTLSPYSQDYDSLDAKQRRCSSPGYIDSPTYSRQGMSPIMPRSPQHYGYPGSESGRSSPYYGQEGRSSTPTTNQPPKHFHVPATGDPNIYRKPPIYKRTATKSRTSEDILRSSRLSTYSPEPYTQSECDYYPYTSSPKAYRAPRRRFSTGGDEESWSQSLQRIGSGIGRMILKEEMKARSGSYDNDPWGSARNSRSGSKETLNTTGYGTTAYNNTINGSPRSQYSTDSDFGCKSASLPGYRRNGLQRPQSADCYQYQYDSGSEVNWGSRGNLI
- the ablim3 gene encoding actin-binding LIM protein 3 isoform X6; the encoded protein is MSSSAAYHQGSTGGERSAGPIRCQRCREVCKGEVVRVQETHFHVKCFTCTVCNCDLARSGFFQKKGEYICTADYQRLYGTRCDRCDSFITGEVVSALGRTYHPKCFVCSVCSKPFPIGDRVTFSGKDCVCQQCSHTLVKSNEPIKIHGPSHCAGCGAEIKQGQSLLALEKQWHVSCFRCRTCNMVLTGEYISKDGVPYCEADYHAQYGVKCETCSRYISGRVLEAGGKHYHPACARCARCNMMFKEGEEMYLTGCEVWHPLCKQAARAERRLRHRRLSEASISPPGSSIGSPSRVICARVENEILDYKDLAALPKVKAIYEVQQPDLISSSYQPYHRYISDDRLDTNSYGEILQSLGTLSPYSQDYDSLDAKQRRCSSPGYIDSPTYSRQGMSPIMPRSPQHYGYPDNHVEAATKSRTSEDILRSSRLSTYSPEPYTQSECDYYPYTSSPKAYRAPRRRFSTGGDEESWSQSLQRIGSGIGRMILKEEMKARSGSYDNDPWGSARNSRSGSKETLNTTGYGTTAYNNTINGSPRSQYSTDSDFGCKSASLPGYRRNGLQRPQSADCYQYQYDSGSEVNWGSRGNLI